From the SAR202 cluster bacterium genome, one window contains:
- a CDS encoding CTP synthase, producing the protein MTKYVFVTGGVVSSVGKGITVASLGRLLKHKGLTVSVMKLDPYLNVDPGTMSPYQHGEVFVTKDGCETDLDLGHYERFIDLELTASSNVTAGQIYSTVIQKERRGDYLGGTIQVVPQVTDEIKNHIKTLAKESKADVVVVEVGGTVGDIEGLPFLEAIRQIRHEVGRENVYNIHVTLLPFIQATGEIKTKPTQHSVKELRSIGIQPDAIIARSDFDVSNGILDKLALFCDVPKDSVVVLPTVKSIYEVPLVLKNSGIDSVLTKHLQLELEPSLMDDWGDMVSRMSSLKTTLTIGVVGKYTDLPDAYISVKEALVHAGVYNNTNIEIVWIQSEDIEEVGCETLLSNLDGIVVPGGFGPRGIEGMIKTAQYARTNNIPYLGLCLGMQMMVIDVARNVLGLASANSTEFEKDTTNPVICLMEEQKDVVNKGGTMRLGNYPCELNPDSYLNEIYGISSINERHRHRYEFNNQYRDILAEGGLIAQGTSPDGDLVEICQLDQHPFMIGVQFHPEFLSRPQRPHPLFREFIGITKNGNHKD; encoded by the coding sequence ATGACTAAATATGTTTTTGTAACAGGTGGTGTTGTAAGTTCCGTTGGGAAAGGTATTACTGTCGCATCGCTAGGTCGTTTACTAAAACATAAAGGTCTCACGGTTTCTGTTATGAAATTAGACCCTTATCTTAATGTTGACCCAGGTACAATGTCTCCTTATCAACATGGAGAGGTTTTTGTTACCAAAGATGGTTGTGAAACTGATTTGGACTTAGGACATTATGAACGATTTATTGATTTAGAGTTGACTGCATCATCTAATGTAACAGCTGGGCAAATTTACAGCACTGTAATCCAAAAAGAACGACGTGGAGATTACCTTGGTGGTACTATACAGGTAGTTCCACAAGTTACTGATGAAATAAAAAACCATATTAAGACTTTAGCTAAAGAGAGCAAGGCAGACGTAGTAGTAGTAGAGGTTGGTGGTACTGTTGGCGATATAGAAGGGTTACCTTTTCTTGAGGCAATAAGGCAGATAAGGCATGAGGTTGGTAGGGAGAACGTCTATAACATTCATGTTACTCTTCTTCCGTTTATACAAGCTACTGGCGAAATCAAAACAAAACCTACACAACACAGTGTAAAGGAGTTGCGAAGCATTGGTATACAGCCTGACGCAATAATTGCTCGCAGTGATTTTGATGTTTCAAATGGAATATTAGATAAATTAGCTTTATTTTGTGACGTTCCAAAAGATTCAGTTGTAGTGCTTCCTACAGTTAAAAGTATTTATGAGGTTCCTTTAGTATTAAAAAACAGCGGTATTGATTCAGTGCTTACAAAACATTTACAGTTAGAGTTAGAGCCATCACTAATGGATGACTGGGGCGATATGGTGTCTAGAATGTCTAGCTTAAAAACTACACTTACTATAGGTGTTGTTGGGAAGTATACAGATTTACCCGATGCTTATATATCTGTCAAAGAAGCATTAGTTCATGCTGGTGTTTATAACAATACAAATATTGAAATTGTATGGATTCAATCTGAAGATATTGAAGAGGTAGGGTGCGAAACACTTCTTTCAAATTTGGATGGTATTGTAGTTCCTGGTGGATTTGGCCCCCGTGGTATAGAAGGAATGATCAAAACTGCTCAATATGCCAGAACAAATAATATCCCTTATTTAGGGCTATGCCTAGGGATGCAAATGATGGTTATTGACGTAGCTCGAAATGTTCTTGGTTTAGCTTCTGCTAATTCTACAGAATTTGAAAAAGACACAACGAATCCAGTTATATGTCTTATGGAAGAACAGAAAGATGTAGTTAATAAGGGAGGGACAATGAGGCTTGGTAATTATCCTTGCGAATTAAACCCTGATTCTTATCTCAATGAAATTTATGGCATAAGTTCAATTAATGAGAGACATCGTCATAGGTATGAATTTAATAACCAATATAGAGATATCCTTGCAGAAGGCGGCTTAATAGCTCAGGGTACTTCTCCAGATGGTGATCTTGTAGAAATTTGTCAGCTAGATCAGCATCCCTTTATGATAGGTGTCCAGTTCCACCCGGAATTTTTATCTAGACCTCAAAGACCACATCCTTTATTCAGAGAGTTTATTGGTATTACCAAAAATGGTAATCATAAGGATTAG